In Hermetia illucens chromosome 1, iHerIll2.2.curated.20191125, whole genome shotgun sequence, one genomic interval encodes:
- the LOC119657151 gene encoding uncharacterized protein LOC119657151, whose translation MWTLLILSLCVLTTLAAKCTLKFDKGHPGIFVQKFGSNHVILSVKDGEVSWDNRAKIEGYCPGEFRNYARYGSDYQAHLTFSCTNSLDVRYQRDDNNGDIARNDGTLSCTTTSKYYEVRIPTCNNKGLAYGFFIGTQAVVLAEVCYNLDLMQTQYLHYIIGPRSPVVESQSTNGFVNVTQSSADVFIDSSNLQDQTDSLDLAVSYAFVEYLDETLYKLDKLISPWKFWRALHPYFNDFISVNSIPWWKPLKYFNWGSLEDAIVRISKNETYDVFAGTSGTVVYPSNDKCSDPYPITYKVEPHDRNIPLYVWNYIRKKDLTDDGVVVIGINSPFFDSLSKENIICEDICDNLPWFNQLHKRRKMPALGFLFCCKPGEVKDKLDGFPIIQNL comes from the exons ATGTGGACGTTGCTCATTCTCTCGCTGTGTGTTCTGACCACCCTAGCAGCCAAATGTACGTTGAAATTTGACAAAGGTCATCCCGGTATATTTGTCCAGAAGTTCGGttcaaaccatgtcattctgaGTGTGAAAGATGGTGAAGTCTCTTGGGATAATCGTGCTAAAATTGAAGGTTACTGTCCTGGTGAATTTAG AAACTACGCGCGTTATGGAAGTGACTACCAGGCGCACCTTACATTCTCATGTACTAATTCTCTTGATGTACGTTATCAGAGAGATGATAATAACGGTGACATAGCCAGAAACGACGGGACCCTATCTTGTACCACAACGTCAAAATATTACGAAGTGCGAATTCCTACTTGCAACAATAAAGGCCTGGCATATGGATTTTTCATAGGAACCCAGGCAGTGGTTCTTGCTGAAGTGTGTTATAACCTGGACTTAATGCAGACCCAATATCTGCATTATATTATCGGCCCACGTAGCCCCGTCGTTGAGTCCCAATCAACAAATGGTTTTGTCAATGTAACGCAATCTTCGGCCGATGTTTTCATTGACAGCAGCAACTTGCAGGATCA GACGGACTCTCTAGATCTAGCGGTTTCATATGCATTTGTTGAATATCTTGATGAAACCCTATATAAATTGGATAAGCTTATATCCCCGTGGAAATTCTGGAGGGCCCTCCATCCCTACTTCAACGACTTCATCAGTGTGAATTCAATCCCTTGGTGGAAGCCCTTGAAATATTTTAACTGGGGATCATTAGAAGATGCCATAGTTAGAATATCAAAAAACGAAACATACGATGTCTTCGCAGGCACTTCTGGTACTGTCGTTTATCCCAGTAACGATAAATGTTCAGATCCATATCCAATAACATACAAAGTTGAACCGCATGATCGTAATATCCCATTATATGTTTGGAACTACATAAGAAAAAAGGACCTCACTGACGACGGTGTTGTGGTGATTGGGATCAACTCACCTTTCTTCGATAGCCTAAgtaaagaaaacatcatctgtgaGGATATTTGTGATAACTTACCCTGGTTTAACCAATTACATAAAAGGCGGAAAATGCCAGCTCTAGGTTTTCTATTTTGCTGCAAACCAGGGGAGGTAAAGGATAAATTAGATGGTTTTCCGATCAttcaaaatttgtaa